One segment of Rosa chinensis cultivar Old Blush chromosome 6, RchiOBHm-V2, whole genome shotgun sequence DNA contains the following:
- the LOC112173247 gene encoding disease resistance protein RPV1 isoform X2, producing MALMTTRNTSSSSSFPSLSSNPQWSEWTYDVFLSFRGEDTRKGFTDHLYVALEREGIFTFRDDEELERGKPISAKLLQAIQESRIAIVVFSRNYASSRWCLDELVKIVECMKEIGQTVLPVFYDVDPSEVRNQTEAFGKAFADHEKRFKNNLEKVERWRAALTEVANLSGFPLQNRYESEFIQGIVMKIRSDLDGTLSIFSKDLVGIGLRVEEMMELCLGIEEKDVGFIGIWGMGGIGKTTLARAFYEKVRNQFQASSYLNNVREVSTKSDGLVSLQEKLLFDVQMKSITSKGDVHIGISKIQRRLCHKKVLIILDDVDKLEQLQALAGSKNWFGRGSRIIITTRDEQLLIAHGVEKRYKARELKNDEALELFSWKAFKDNHPPKDYMEVSQDFVNYAKGLPLAIEVVGPFLSGKSIIEWKSSLSRLKGNLDKEIMRVLLMGFDGLHEKEQQIFLDIACFFKGEDRDRVTKILESFGFDPISSIGVLIHKSLITVIGRTLWMHDLLQGMGWEIVRQECTKEPGKRSRLWHYDDVLDVMQYDKGTDAVEGIVLNVSPEEKVQLNDEAFSMMKKLRFLKISNVILPHGLKYLSTELQYIEWHGYPSKLLPQNFPSSKLAELNMYCSQITHLWKGIKALPELPTSIKFVWAEGCTSLRSDSDQYEVWPSSEEGQLRIIKRSISPATFIQMFDLQFVSWLQRYHELEGRAPLKMAHGFSSASIIPEWFNIQSSSSSITVQLPAQIDDKSKPWIGYTMYVSFLIHESFDTSCGFKVKHEFDCYLHTNDGPLRKQTLYHELNAKNVPFTGSNGYWIIVPHLWFIERLNYLNECTSIEACTRTDSPAVEVKMSGARLLYEHDFFGFLQAIKTSCRVRITKIKKEISSEETKLTIKEREESVLLTERLECYEGRLDPGGKTYYIKGNLTDSQSATDFREILQQCSDQHFKYENWFPQREIPKWFCRVNGFSASFPLNPSLDYMKDWKGMAICAAFTVRRDPSRIHDNLDKEKFDRVECYLSRTGTSWGKRMRFDIPKSENPLLLKRRGFIWLSYTSRGTFPDFILNGCISMKATFHCTSQDIMVHNCGYQLVFHDNVEGFVETIMKCSNTSQSEPKAGKELNKSSPSTRVCFIFQSLFLIFFVVSVVLFCKHCLSLAKTK from the exons ATGGCTTTGATGACCACCAGAAACACCTCTTCCTCATcatcttttccttctctttccTCAAACCCACAATGGAGTGAATGGACATATGATGTTTTCTTAAGTTTCAGAGGTGAGGATACCCGCAAAGGTTTTACAGATCATCTATACGTTGCTTTGGAACGAGAGGGAATTTTCACCTTCAGGgatgatgaagaacttgagAGAGGAAAACCGATTTCAGCAAAACTCTTGCAAGCAATACAAGAATCAAGGATAGCCATTGTTGTTTTCTCCAGAAACTATGCTTCTTCCAGGTGGTGCTTGGATGAGCTTGTTAAGATTGTTGAGTGCATGAAAGAGATTGGACAGACAGTGCTTCCAGTTTTCTATGATGTAGATCCATCAGAGGTACGGAATCAGACAGAAGCATTTGGAAAAGCATTTGCTGATCATGAAAAAAGGTTCAAGAATAACTTGGAGAAGGTGGAAAGGTGGAGAGCTGCTTTAACTGAAGTGGCCAATCTCTCTGGATTTCCTTTACAAAACAG ATATGAGTCGGAATTCATCCAAGGAATTGTTATGAAGATAAGAAGTGATTTGGACGGTACCCTCTCAATTTTTTCTAAAGACCTTGTAGGAATTGGCCTCCGTGTAGAAGAAATGATGGAATTATGTTTAGGTATTGAAGAGAAAGATGTTGGCTTTATAGGAATATGGGGGATGGGTGGGATTGGTAAGACCACTCTTGCAAGAGCTTTTTATGAAAAGGTCCGCAATCAATTTCAAGCTTCAAGCTATCTTAACAATGTTAGAGAGGTTTCAACTAAAAGTGACGGTCTAGTTTCTTTACAAGAAAAACTCCTTTTTGATGTCCAGATGAAAAGTATTACAAGCAAAGGGGATGTTCACATCGGAATTAGTAAGATACAGCGGAGACTGTGTCATAAAAAGGTTCTCATCATTCTTGATGATGTTGATAAATTAGAACAATTGCAAGCATTAGCAGGAAGCAAGAATTGGTTTGGTCGAGGAAGTAGGATCATTATAACAACAAGAGATGAACAATTGTTGATCGCTCATGGGGTGGAGAAAAGATACAAGGCCAGAGAATTAAAAAATGATGAAGCCCTTGAGCTTTTTAGTTGGAAAGCCTTCAAGGATAACCACCCCCCAAAAGATTATATGGAGGTGTCCCAAGACTTTGTAAATTATGCTAAAGGCCTTCCTTTAGCAATTGAAGTTGTTGGACCCTTTTTGAGCGGTAAAAGCATAATTGAATGGAAAAGTTCCTTGAGCAGGCTAAAAGGAAATCTTGACAAAGAAATTATGCGTGTACTTCTAATGGGCTTTGATGGATTGCATGAGAAAGAGCAACAAATATTTTTAGATATTGCATGTTTCTTCAAAGGGGAGGACAGAGATCGCGTGACAAAGATATTAGAGAGTTTTGGTTTCGACCCAATCAGTAGTATAGGTGTTCTCATTCATAAATCTCTTATCACAGTAATAGGGAGAACATTGTGGATGCATGATTTGCTTCAGGGAATGGGTTGGGAAATTGTTCGTCAGGAATGTACCAAAGAGCCTGGGAAGCGCAGTAGATTGTGGCATTATGATGATGTACTTGATGTTATGCAGTATGATAAG GGAACAGATGCAGTTGAAGGGATAGTCCTAAATGTTTCTCCGGAAGAAAAGGTACAATTGAACGATGAAGCGTTCTCGATGATGAAAAAGCTGAGATTTCTTAAAATTTCGAATGTGATTCTTCctcatgggctcaaatatctatCTACTGAGTTACAATATATTGAATGGCATGGATATCCCTCAAAGCTTTTGCCACAAAATTTCCCTTCTAGTAAGCTTGCTGAACTCAACATGTATTGCAGCCAAATTACACATCTCTGGAAGGGAATCAAG GCACTGCCAGAGCTCCCAACAAGCATAAAATTTGTTTGGGCAGAAGGTTGCACCTCATTGAGAAGTGATTCTGATCAATATGAAGTTTGGCCTTCAAGTGAAGAAGGACAACTTCGTATTATTAAGCGCTCAATATCGCCTGCAACTTTTATTCAAATGTTTGATTTACAATTTGTATCATGGCTCCAAAGATATCATGAg TTAGAAGGAAGAGCACCGTTGAAGATGGCACATGGTTTTTCATCAGCTAGCATTATTCCAGAGTGGTTTAATATTCAAAGCAGCAGCTCTTCTATAACAGTCCAACTTCCTGCCCAGATAGATGATAAAAGCAAGCCGTGGATTGGATACACCATGTATGTTAGTTTTCTAATCCATGAAAGTTTTGATACTAGTTGTGGCTTCAAAGTTAAGCACGAGTTTGATTGTTATTTGCATACCAATGACGGTCCTCTTCGTAAACAAACGTTATACCATGAACTAAACGCTAAGAACGTCCCATTCACTGGCTCAAATGGGTATTGGATAATTGTCCCGCATCTCTGGTTTATAGAACGGTTGAATTACTTGAATGAGTGCACAAGCATTGAGGCATGCACTAGAACTGATAGTCCAGCTGTGGAGGTGAAAATGAGTGGTGCCCGTCTACTATACGAGCATGATTTTTTTGGGTTTCTCCAAGCAATAAAAACTTCATGCAGGGTAAGAATTACAAAGATTAAGAAGGAGATTTCAAGTGAGGAAACCAAGTTGACTATAAAAGAACGAGAAGAATCCGTCTTACTAACTGAACGCCTGGAATGCTATGAG GGTAGACTCGATCCTGGAGGCAAAACATACTATATAAAAGGCAACCTCACTGATTCTCAGAGTGCAACTGATTTCAGAGAAATCcttcag CAATGTTCCGACCAGCACTTTAAGTATGAGAATTGGTTTCCACAACGTGAAATCCCTAAGTGGTTCTGCCGTGTCAATGGTTTCTCAGCAAGTTTCCCGCTAAATCCCAGTTTGGATTATATGAAAGATTGGAAAGGAATGGCAATTTGTGCTGCTTTTACAGTCCGCAGAGACCCCTCTCGTATACATGATAATTTGGACAAGGAAAAATTTGATCGTGTTGAATGCTATTTATCACGTACGGGCACAAGTTGGGGAAAACGAATGCGTTTTGACATCCCTAAGTCTGAAAATCCTCTTCTTTTGAAACGGCGTGGTTTCATCTGGTTATCCTATACATCACGTGGAACATTTCCAGATTTTATCTTGAATGGATGCATTTCCATGAAAGCCACCTTTCATTGTACAAGCCAGGACATAATGGTGCACAACTGTGGTTACCAACTTGTATTCCATGACAATGTGGAAGGTTTTGTGGAAACGATAATGAAATGTTCAAATACATCTCAGTCCGAACCAAAAGCTGGAAAAGAGCTCAACAAAAGCAGTCCAAGTACTCGGGTCTGCTTTATATTTCAGAGTTTATTTCTTATCTTTTTTGTAGTTTCAGTGGTTTTGTTTTGCAAACATTGCTTATCACtagcaaaaacaaaataa
- the LOC112173247 gene encoding TMV resistance protein N isoform X1: protein MALMTTRNTSSSSSFPSLSSNPQWSEWTYDVFLSFRGEDTRKGFTDHLYVALEREGIFTFRDDEELERGKPISAKLLQAIQESRIAIVVFSRNYASSRWCLDELVKIVECMKEIGQTVLPVFYDVDPSEVRNQTEAFGKAFADHEKRFKNNLEKVERWRAALTEVANLSGFPLQNRYESEFIQGIVMKIRSDLDGTLSIFSKDLVGIGLRVEEMMELCLGIEEKDVGFIGIWGMGGIGKTTLARAFYEKVRNQFQASSYLNNVREVSTKSDGLVSLQEKLLFDVQMKSITSKGDVHIGISKIQRRLCHKKVLIILDDVDKLEQLQALAGSKNWFGRGSRIIITTRDEQLLIAHGVEKRYKARELKNDEALELFSWKAFKDNHPPKDYMEVSQDFVNYAKGLPLAIEVVGPFLSGKSIIEWKSSLSRLKGNLDKEIMRVLLMGFDGLHEKEQQIFLDIACFFKGEDRDRVTKILESFGFDPISSIGVLIHKSLITVIGRTLWMHDLLQGMGWEIVRQECTKEPGKRSRLWHYDDVLDVMQYDKGTDAVEGIVLNVSPEEKVQLNDEAFSMMKKLRFLKISNVILPHGLKYLSTELQYIEWHGYPSKLLPQNFPSSKLAELNMYCSQITHLWKGIKVLNKLKSIDLSDSESLIETPNFTGVPNLEILIFTGCKKLSKVHPSIVTLRQLTLLNMKNCKSLKSISHNISLESLETLILSGCAQLKRFPDIVGDMECLSKLYLDGTAITELPLSINCLAGLTVLDLSDCKNLLRLPNAICSLTWLKKFTLSGCSKLRNIPDSLVGLESLEELDVSRTAKTQMPLFIVYLKNLKVLSYSGCTSLSKSVILPAVRPKMSLSLPSSFSGLCYLTDLDLSHCNLFDGAIPDDLDHLSSLRNMFLRGNNFTSMPKSICRLNKLIYLSVRDCSKLQALPELPTSIKFVWAEGCTSLRSDSDQYEVWPSSEEGQLRIIKRSISPATFIQMFDLQFVSWLQRYHELEGRAPLKMAHGFSSASIIPEWFNIQSSSSSITVQLPAQIDDKSKPWIGYTMYVSFLIHESFDTSCGFKVKHEFDCYLHTNDGPLRKQTLYHELNAKNVPFTGSNGYWIIVPHLWFIERLNYLNECTSIEACTRTDSPAVEVKMSGARLLYEHDFFGFLQAIKTSCRVRITKIKKEISSEETKLTIKEREESVLLTERLECYEGRLDPGGKTYYIKGNLTDSQSATDFREILQQCSDQHFKYENWFPQREIPKWFCRVNGFSASFPLNPSLDYMKDWKGMAICAAFTVRRDPSRIHDNLDKEKFDRVECYLSRTGTSWGKRMRFDIPKSENPLLLKRRGFIWLSYTSRGTFPDFILNGCISMKATFHCTSQDIMVHNCGYQLVFHDNVEGFVETIMKCSNTSQSEPKAGKELNKSSPSTRVCFIFQSLFLIFFVVSVVLFCKHCLSLAKTK from the exons ATGGCTTTGATGACCACCAGAAACACCTCTTCCTCATcatcttttccttctctttccTCAAACCCACAATGGAGTGAATGGACATATGATGTTTTCTTAAGTTTCAGAGGTGAGGATACCCGCAAAGGTTTTACAGATCATCTATACGTTGCTTTGGAACGAGAGGGAATTTTCACCTTCAGGgatgatgaagaacttgagAGAGGAAAACCGATTTCAGCAAAACTCTTGCAAGCAATACAAGAATCAAGGATAGCCATTGTTGTTTTCTCCAGAAACTATGCTTCTTCCAGGTGGTGCTTGGATGAGCTTGTTAAGATTGTTGAGTGCATGAAAGAGATTGGACAGACAGTGCTTCCAGTTTTCTATGATGTAGATCCATCAGAGGTACGGAATCAGACAGAAGCATTTGGAAAAGCATTTGCTGATCATGAAAAAAGGTTCAAGAATAACTTGGAGAAGGTGGAAAGGTGGAGAGCTGCTTTAACTGAAGTGGCCAATCTCTCTGGATTTCCTTTACAAAACAG ATATGAGTCGGAATTCATCCAAGGAATTGTTATGAAGATAAGAAGTGATTTGGACGGTACCCTCTCAATTTTTTCTAAAGACCTTGTAGGAATTGGCCTCCGTGTAGAAGAAATGATGGAATTATGTTTAGGTATTGAAGAGAAAGATGTTGGCTTTATAGGAATATGGGGGATGGGTGGGATTGGTAAGACCACTCTTGCAAGAGCTTTTTATGAAAAGGTCCGCAATCAATTTCAAGCTTCAAGCTATCTTAACAATGTTAGAGAGGTTTCAACTAAAAGTGACGGTCTAGTTTCTTTACAAGAAAAACTCCTTTTTGATGTCCAGATGAAAAGTATTACAAGCAAAGGGGATGTTCACATCGGAATTAGTAAGATACAGCGGAGACTGTGTCATAAAAAGGTTCTCATCATTCTTGATGATGTTGATAAATTAGAACAATTGCAAGCATTAGCAGGAAGCAAGAATTGGTTTGGTCGAGGAAGTAGGATCATTATAACAACAAGAGATGAACAATTGTTGATCGCTCATGGGGTGGAGAAAAGATACAAGGCCAGAGAATTAAAAAATGATGAAGCCCTTGAGCTTTTTAGTTGGAAAGCCTTCAAGGATAACCACCCCCCAAAAGATTATATGGAGGTGTCCCAAGACTTTGTAAATTATGCTAAAGGCCTTCCTTTAGCAATTGAAGTTGTTGGACCCTTTTTGAGCGGTAAAAGCATAATTGAATGGAAAAGTTCCTTGAGCAGGCTAAAAGGAAATCTTGACAAAGAAATTATGCGTGTACTTCTAATGGGCTTTGATGGATTGCATGAGAAAGAGCAACAAATATTTTTAGATATTGCATGTTTCTTCAAAGGGGAGGACAGAGATCGCGTGACAAAGATATTAGAGAGTTTTGGTTTCGACCCAATCAGTAGTATAGGTGTTCTCATTCATAAATCTCTTATCACAGTAATAGGGAGAACATTGTGGATGCATGATTTGCTTCAGGGAATGGGTTGGGAAATTGTTCGTCAGGAATGTACCAAAGAGCCTGGGAAGCGCAGTAGATTGTGGCATTATGATGATGTACTTGATGTTATGCAGTATGATAAG GGAACAGATGCAGTTGAAGGGATAGTCCTAAATGTTTCTCCGGAAGAAAAGGTACAATTGAACGATGAAGCGTTCTCGATGATGAAAAAGCTGAGATTTCTTAAAATTTCGAATGTGATTCTTCctcatgggctcaaatatctatCTACTGAGTTACAATATATTGAATGGCATGGATATCCCTCAAAGCTTTTGCCACAAAATTTCCCTTCTAGTAAGCTTGCTGAACTCAACATGTATTGCAGCCAAATTACACATCTCTGGAAGGGAATCAAG GTTTTAAACAAGTTGAAGTCTATTGATCTCAGTGACTCTGAAAGCTTGATTGAGACCCCAAATTTTACCGGGGTCCCAAATCTTGAGATCTTGATTTTTACAGGTTGCAAAAAGTTATCTAAGGTTCACCCATCCATTGTTACTCTCAGACAACTTACTTTGTTAAATATGAAAAATTGTAAGAGTCTGAAGAGCATTTCACACAACATTAGCTTGGAATCTCTTGAAACTTTAATTCTTTCTGGCTGTGCACAACTCAAGAGATTTCCAGATATTGTAGGTGATATGGAGTGCTTGTCAAAGCTTTATTTAGATGGGACTGCTATAACAGAGCTTCCATTGTCAATTAATTGTCTAGCTGGACTTACTGTGTTGGATCTAAGCGATTGCAAAAATCTGTTGAGACTTCCAAATGCCATTTGTAGTTTGACATGGCTTAAAAAGTTCACTCTATCAGGCTGCTCAAAACTTCGTAATATTCCTGATAGTCTTGTGGGTCTGGAAAGTCTTGAAGAACTTGATGTAAGTAGAACTGCTAAAACACAGATGCCATTGTTCATTGTCTATCTGAAGAATCTCAAAGTGTTATCCTACTCTGGGTGCACAAGTTTATCAAAATCTGTTATTCTTCCAGCAGTACGCCCAAAAATGAGCTTGTCGTTACCTTCTTCATTTTCAGGTCTATGTTATTTAACTGATCTAGACTTAAGTCACTGCAACTTATTTGATGGAGCAATCCCTGATGATCTGGACCACCTATCTTCATTGAGAAATATGTTTTTGAGGGGAAACAATTTTACAAGCATGCCTAAATCCATCTGTCGGCTTAATAAGCTTATATATCTGTCTGTGAGAGATTGTAGTAAATTGCAGGCACTGCCAGAGCTCCCAACAAGCATAAAATTTGTTTGGGCAGAAGGTTGCACCTCATTGAGAAGTGATTCTGATCAATATGAAGTTTGGCCTTCAAGTGAAGAAGGACAACTTCGTATTATTAAGCGCTCAATATCGCCTGCAACTTTTATTCAAATGTTTGATTTACAATTTGTATCATGGCTCCAAAGATATCATGAg TTAGAAGGAAGAGCACCGTTGAAGATGGCACATGGTTTTTCATCAGCTAGCATTATTCCAGAGTGGTTTAATATTCAAAGCAGCAGCTCTTCTATAACAGTCCAACTTCCTGCCCAGATAGATGATAAAAGCAAGCCGTGGATTGGATACACCATGTATGTTAGTTTTCTAATCCATGAAAGTTTTGATACTAGTTGTGGCTTCAAAGTTAAGCACGAGTTTGATTGTTATTTGCATACCAATGACGGTCCTCTTCGTAAACAAACGTTATACCATGAACTAAACGCTAAGAACGTCCCATTCACTGGCTCAAATGGGTATTGGATAATTGTCCCGCATCTCTGGTTTATAGAACGGTTGAATTACTTGAATGAGTGCACAAGCATTGAGGCATGCACTAGAACTGATAGTCCAGCTGTGGAGGTGAAAATGAGTGGTGCCCGTCTACTATACGAGCATGATTTTTTTGGGTTTCTCCAAGCAATAAAAACTTCATGCAGGGTAAGAATTACAAAGATTAAGAAGGAGATTTCAAGTGAGGAAACCAAGTTGACTATAAAAGAACGAGAAGAATCCGTCTTACTAACTGAACGCCTGGAATGCTATGAG GGTAGACTCGATCCTGGAGGCAAAACATACTATATAAAAGGCAACCTCACTGATTCTCAGAGTGCAACTGATTTCAGAGAAATCcttcag CAATGTTCCGACCAGCACTTTAAGTATGAGAATTGGTTTCCACAACGTGAAATCCCTAAGTGGTTCTGCCGTGTCAATGGTTTCTCAGCAAGTTTCCCGCTAAATCCCAGTTTGGATTATATGAAAGATTGGAAAGGAATGGCAATTTGTGCTGCTTTTACAGTCCGCAGAGACCCCTCTCGTATACATGATAATTTGGACAAGGAAAAATTTGATCGTGTTGAATGCTATTTATCACGTACGGGCACAAGTTGGGGAAAACGAATGCGTTTTGACATCCCTAAGTCTGAAAATCCTCTTCTTTTGAAACGGCGTGGTTTCATCTGGTTATCCTATACATCACGTGGAACATTTCCAGATTTTATCTTGAATGGATGCATTTCCATGAAAGCCACCTTTCATTGTACAAGCCAGGACATAATGGTGCACAACTGTGGTTACCAACTTGTATTCCATGACAATGTGGAAGGTTTTGTGGAAACGATAATGAAATGTTCAAATACATCTCAGTCCGAACCAAAAGCTGGAAAAGAGCTCAACAAAAGCAGTCCAAGTACTCGGGTCTGCTTTATATTTCAGAGTTTATTTCTTATCTTTTTTGTAGTTTCAGTGGTTTTGTTTTGCAAACATTGCTTATCACtagcaaaaacaaaataa